A single region of the Triticum dicoccoides isolate Atlit2015 ecotype Zavitan chromosome 2B, WEW_v2.0, whole genome shotgun sequence genome encodes:
- the LOC119361336 gene encoding uncharacterized protein LOC119361336: MYHGSVYILRRGDYYTVASLWSWVGDIISSSFLQGSVRLSFILLRACATAFGLYHLPCSEASLVLRCACVELTGTKAAFFGALWIGILCCTASQAAAAALALLLPRRHRRVSRELVSLALVLATAGHSMYNGAVYLLRSEY, translated from the exons ATGTACCACGGCTCCGTCTACATCCTCCGTCGAGGAGACTACTACACCGTGGCCTCGCTCTGGTCCTGGGTGGGCGATATCATCAGCTCCTCCTTCCTGCAAG GTTCTGTCAGGCTGAGCTTCATTCTCCTCAGAGCCTGCGCCACGGCCTTCGGCCTCTACCACCTCCCCTGCAGCGAG GCTTCGTTGGTTCTGCGGTGCGCGTGCGTTGAGCTGACGGGCACCAAGGCCGCCTTCTTCGGCGCCCTCTGGATCGGCATCCTCTGCTGCACCGCGTCCCAGGCGGCCGCGGCGGCGCTGGCGCTGCTgctcccgcgccgccaccgccgggtCAGCCGTGAACTGGTCTCCCTCGCGCTCGTGCTCGCCACCGCCGGCCACAGCATGTACAACGGCGCCGTCTATCTCCTCCGCTCAGAATACTAG
- the LOC119366091 gene encoding uncharacterized protein LOC119366091 — MDGKTEMLLPRPVTVAKKKIPGSVWLVCGWALLSACAIALGHYDLPCRQATFVLRCGCVELTDTKAACLSALWIGALLCTASQAAAAALALLLPRLHPELLSLSLWLAATGHCMASGAVFILCFAEPCPGCCFHSTLFHLALCLLELGDVVGSMALVVGAVRSKAHSM, encoded by the exons ATGGACGGCAAGACGGAGATGCTTCTTCCGCGCCCTGTGACCGTGGCCAAGAAGAAGATCCCAGGTTCTGTCTGGCTGGTCTGCGGATGGGCGCTCCTCAGCGCCTGCGCCATCGCCTTGGGCCACTACGATCTCCCCTGCAGACAG GCCACGTTCGTTCTGCGGTGCGGGTGCGTTGAGCTGACGGACACCAAGGCCGCCTGCTTGAGCGCCCTCTGGATCGGGGCCCTGCTCTGCACCGCGTCCCAGGCAGCCGCGGCGGCGCTGGCGCTGCTGCTCCCACGCCTCCACCCCGAGCTGCTCTCGCTCTCGCTCTGGCTCGCTGCCACCGGCCACTGCATGGCCAGCGGCGCCGTCTTCATCCTCTGCTTCGCCGAGCCATGCCCAGGATGCTGCTTCCACAGCACACTCTTCCACCTGGCCCTGTGCTTGTTGGAGTTGGGCGACGTCGTCGGCTCCATGGCTCTCGTCGTGGGAGCGGTGAGGAGTAAGGCACACAGCATGTAG